The Paenibacillus tianjinensis genome has a window encoding:
- a CDS encoding EutN/CcmL family microcompartment protein — protein MKLGIITGHVVATRKDENLIGAKLLIIQPILPDGAPAGQPVVAVDTVGAGIGETIIYAVGSVASRATQHPNAPVDAAIVGIVDSVDCARTGGV, from the coding sequence ATGAAGCTGGGAATCATTACGGGGCATGTCGTCGCAACGCGCAAAGATGAGAATCTGATCGGTGCCAAGCTGCTGATCATTCAGCCGATCCTGCCTGATGGGGCACCTGCGGGCCAGCCGGTCGTTGCCGTTGATACAGTAGGCGCGGGCATCGGTGAGACGATCATCTACGCGGTGGGCAGCGTGGCTTCAAGAGCAACACAGCATCCGAATGCCCCGGTTGATGCAGCCATTGTCGGGATCGTGGACAGTGTGGATTGCGCCCGGACAGGAGGTGTGTAG
- a CDS encoding UbiX family flavin prenyltransferase, with amino-acid sequence MRIVVAITGASGSIYGYSLIRSLHQLGIETYIIATGAGANVMKYECGIEMQELAQYGTILPNSDLFAPVASGSFKTDGMVIVPCSMNTLGAIANGMGDTLLNRAASVMLKERRRLVIVPRETPLHLIHLENMLRLARAGADIMPASPGFYNHPTEIWELVNFMNARVLDAFGIEHQLMKRWGEG; translated from the coding sequence ATGAGAATTGTAGTAGCCATTACAGGAGCCAGCGGCTCAATTTACGGGTATTCCCTGATCCGCAGCCTGCACCAGCTTGGCATCGAAACCTATATCATCGCTACCGGGGCCGGTGCGAACGTGATGAAATATGAATGCGGCATAGAGATGCAGGAGCTTGCGCAGTACGGGACCATCCTGCCAAATTCCGATCTGTTCGCTCCCGTTGCCAGCGGATCCTTCAAAACGGACGGAATGGTGATTGTCCCCTGCTCAATGAATACACTTGGAGCTATTGCGAACGGCATGGGCGATACCCTCCTCAACCGTGCAGCCAGCGTGATGCTGAAGGAGCGGCGGCGGCTGGTCATTGTGCCCCGCGAAACACCGCTGCATCTGATTCATCTGGAGAATATGCTCCGTCTTGCCCGGGCAGGTGCCGATATTATGCCGGCCTCCCCCGGCTTCTATAACCATCCAACCGAAATATGGGAGCTGGTGAATTTCATGAATGCCCGGGTACTTGATGCATTCGGTATTGAACATCAGTTAATGAAGAGATGGGGTGAGGGTTAA
- a CDS encoding BMC domain-containing protein: MGESLGLIETKGLVGAIEAADAMVKAANVEICGYEKIGFGLVTVMVRGDVGAVKAATDAGAAAAKRVGELVSVHVIPRPHSEVERALLSKGIE; the protein is encoded by the coding sequence ATGGGAGAATCATTGGGATTAATCGAAACAAAAGGTCTGGTAGGCGCAATCGAAGCAGCTGATGCAATGGTAAAGGCTGCGAATGTAGAAATTTGCGGGTATGAAAAAATCGGCTTCGGTCTCGTAACGGTAATGGTCCGGGGAGATGTGGGTGCGGTAAAAGCAGCGACCGATGCAGGAGCTGCCGCAGCTAAGCGTGTCGGAGAGCTGGTGTCGGTGCATGTCATTCCGCGGCCGCACAGTGAAGTGGAACGCGCGCTATTGTCCAAGGGAATTGAATAA
- a CDS encoding BMC domain-containing protein, producing the protein MMQAIGLIETRGLTPALEALDAMCKAANVRLASFKRVGSGLVTVIVEGDVASVAAAVEAGAAAYQKTGGQLVASNVIPRPHPDLARMLL; encoded by the coding sequence ATGATGCAAGCGATCGGCTTAATTGAAACACGCGGCCTGACCCCGGCGCTGGAAGCGCTGGATGCTATGTGCAAGGCGGCGAATGTCAGGCTGGCCAGCTTCAAACGGGTTGGCTCAGGACTGGTGACAGTGATCGTCGAGGGCGATGTCGCCTCTGTGGCCGCAGCCGTCGAAGCCGGTGCAGCCGCTTATCAGAAGACCGGCGGGCAGCTGGTGGCATCAAATGTCATCCCGCGTCCGCATCCCGATCTCGCCAGGATGCTCCTCTAA
- a CDS encoding cyclase family protein: MGIQVVDLSQEIYQGMPVFPPHQKTMIFPNMSHEESRQKLGFEFATNNLLINEHGPTHSDAIYEYDPQGATIDEMPLEYFYGPAVCLDLSHISPDDYITRRDLELALDKGFLHLDKGDIVLLYTGHYNRAYGTDEWLTRYTGLDYGAAEWLARQGVVNIGIDAPSIDNPLDTTFAGHLICREYKLTNTENLCNLDQIAQKRFLYFGLPLKIRKGTGSPIRAVAVFIE; encoded by the coding sequence TTGGGTATTCAGGTAGTCGATCTGTCCCAGGAAATCTATCAGGGGATGCCGGTGTTCCCGCCGCATCAGAAGACGATGATCTTCCCCAATATGAGCCATGAGGAGAGCCGGCAAAAGCTTGGCTTCGAATTCGCTACGAATAACCTGCTTATTAACGAGCATGGTCCGACCCATAGCGATGCTATTTATGAATATGACCCGCAAGGGGCGACGATTGACGAGATGCCGCTGGAGTATTTTTACGGGCCGGCCGTCTGTCTTGACCTCTCTCATATCTCACCCGATGACTATATTACCCGCAGGGATTTGGAGCTGGCCCTGGACAAAGGGTTTCTTCATCTCGACAAAGGAGACATCGTGCTGCTCTACACCGGTCATTATAACCGTGCTTACGGCACGGACGAATGGCTGACCCGCTACACCGGACTGGATTACGGAGCAGCTGAATGGCTGGCCCGGCAGGGTGTCGTTAATATCGGCATCGACGCGCCTTCCATCGACAACCCGCTGGATACCACCTTTGCCGGGCATCTAATCTGCCGTGAGTACAAGCTGACCAATACCGAGAATCTCTGCAATCTGGACCAAATCGCGCAGAAGCGGTTCCTCTACTTCGGGCTCCCGCTCAAAATCCGCAAAGGCACCGGCTCTCCCATCCGGGCCGTCGCAGTTTTCATAGAATAA
- a CDS encoding UbiD family decarboxylase produces the protein MAAVNIRQLLNHWESSGQLLHIRREVDPRFELGAVVKAVKGKQPLLFEQVKGYPDPMTVGLGGSKELIADSMDMTPAELLPRLVAAIVSPTPTRLVEQAPVHEKVITSRIRLKELFPVCTYHAEDSGAYYVSGVMVVKGEDGRKRYTSIRRMQLLEGNRTGILISSPELFQQYKEFEDRGEPMEAAFMFGVVPAVVLASQISTHLFHTDKLEVASSLLHQPLEVVQCKTVDLEVLAEAEVVFEGRILPGVREPEGPFGELGGYYGPRTEQPVVEISAVTHRNQPIWQTILPASYEEKLPMAISREIALLGSVRQVVPGVKDVHITMGGVGRYHAVIQIRKVQEGDGKTALLAAFAGDKDLKHAVVVDEDVNLLDPLDVEWAIATRVQADLDLFIVPGAKGSPLEPSHNLRGVSAKMGIDATCPLAHKEQYRRTHIPGQDEIRLADYI, from the coding sequence ATGGCTGCAGTTAATATCAGACAATTGCTGAACCACTGGGAGAGCAGCGGCCAGCTGCTGCACATCCGCAGGGAGGTTGACCCCCGCTTTGAGCTTGGGGCCGTTGTGAAGGCTGTAAAGGGTAAGCAGCCATTGCTGTTCGAACAGGTAAAAGGTTATCCCGACCCGATGACCGTCGGTCTTGGCGGCTCTAAGGAGCTGATCGCAGACAGCATGGACATGACTCCAGCCGAGCTGCTGCCAAGGCTGGTCGCCGCCATCGTCTCGCCTACGCCAACCCGGCTGGTGGAGCAGGCACCGGTGCACGAGAAGGTTATCACCAGCCGGATCCGCCTGAAGGAGCTGTTTCCGGTATGCACGTACCACGCGGAGGACAGCGGCGCTTATTATGTCTCCGGTGTGATGGTCGTCAAAGGCGAAGACGGGCGCAAGCGCTATACCTCCATCCGGCGCATGCAGCTGCTGGAGGGGAACCGGACCGGTATTCTGATCTCCTCCCCCGAGCTGTTCCAGCAGTACAAAGAATTCGAAGACCGCGGAGAGCCGATGGAAGCGGCGTTCATGTTCGGGGTTGTGCCGGCGGTCGTGCTGGCCTCGCAGATCAGCACCCACTTATTCCATACGGATAAGCTGGAGGTGGCTTCTTCCCTGCTCCATCAGCCGCTCGAAGTCGTCCAGTGCAAAACGGTTGACCTTGAAGTGCTGGCAGAGGCGGAGGTTGTGTTCGAGGGGCGGATACTCCCCGGTGTCCGCGAGCCGGAGGGTCCGTTTGGAGAACTGGGCGGCTATTACGGCCCGCGCACAGAGCAGCCGGTGGTCGAAATCTCTGCCGTCACCCACCGGAACCAGCCCATATGGCAAACCATCCTTCCGGCCAGCTACGAGGAGAAGCTGCCGATGGCCATCTCCCGCGAGATTGCCCTGCTCGGCTCCGTCCGCCAGGTTGTTCCTGGAGTGAAGGATGTCCATATTACGATGGGCGGGGTCGGCCGCTATCATGCGGTCATCCAGATCCGCAAAGTCCAGGAAGGTGACGGAAAAACGGCGCTGCTGGCTGCTTTTGCCGGTGACAAAGACCTCAAGCATGCTGTAGTTGTCGATGAGGATGTCAATCTGCTCGACCCGCTGGATGTGGAATGGGCCATTGCCACCCGAGTGCAGGCTGATCTCGATCTGTTCATCGTCCCGGGCGCCAAAGGTTCACCGCTGGAACCGTCACATAATTTGCGCGGGGTATCTGCCAAAATGGGCATCGACGCCACCTGCCCGCTCGCACATAAAGAGCAGTACCGGAGGACACATATTCCGGGACAGGATGAGATCCGGCTGGCCGACTATATATAG
- a CDS encoding DUF1989 domain-containing protein: protein MRNGTLIEEIIVPAYEGRSALVRKGQTLYIIDVEGKQVGDFVCFNAGNPDEHVSPVHMRASLSSIRLKPGDGLYSNYRQPLMQLTHDTVGRHDFFFPACDYYRYKVDFGLEQHPNCHDNLQRALQKYNLGDQELPDPINWFMNNALDDNLDYVIEEPLSKPGDYVALLALTDVIVALSSCSQDLAPVNGFKVTPLLMQITG, encoded by the coding sequence ATGAGAAACGGAACTCTGATCGAGGAAATTATCGTACCGGCATACGAAGGCAGAAGCGCTCTGGTGCGCAAAGGCCAGACACTGTATATCATAGACGTGGAGGGCAAGCAGGTCGGCGATTTCGTCTGCTTTAATGCCGGTAACCCTGACGAGCATGTCTCCCCTGTGCATATGCGGGCTTCACTCAGCAGCATCCGCCTTAAACCCGGCGACGGCCTCTACAGCAACTACCGGCAGCCGCTGATGCAGCTGACCCATGATACGGTCGGACGGCATGACTTCTTTTTCCCGGCCTGTGATTATTACCGCTACAAGGTTGATTTCGGACTGGAGCAGCACCCGAACTGCCACGATAATCTGCAGAGGGCATTGCAGAAATACAACCTTGGAGACCAGGAGCTGCCCGATCCGATCAACTGGTTCATGAATAATGCACTCGATGATAACCTCGACTATGTCATTGAAGAACCGCTCTCGAAGCCCGGTGATTATGTCGCTCTCCTGGCACTGACGGACGTGATTGTCGCCCTCTCCTCCTGCTCGCAGGACCTCGCTCCCGTCAACGGGTTCAAGGTCACTCCGCTGCTGATGCAGATTACCGGTTAG
- a CDS encoding sensor histidine kinase has translation MQKKRFRFTNIVNDIPLNSKFILIYIVGVLLPIMVINLVFLERITDLIKSREQQNLEISLERARKDIHDFIEGGVAVNYTLSTDKNLYEMLDRNYKDLIDFYGAFDEQLRDRLNSYMPVNNQIERINVFTNNRSIVSGGNYHIMDQKVLTSEWYQQAESSSNRVVVTAYRTSENDNTSSSTPTLSVIGWMDNYRSFTKYGKLLKIDLDLSEVYNVIIREKDYLSLYLVNEQDQIVMSEDSGYQLVTDEPYPLFKQQENNQQELHVLPLGSANYLRGWRIIGITQGERITQAILDIRLYAAVLATTVTLLTSAFIYVMLRSYNYRVKRLSRHMQKVTNEKFELIRIDEGRDEIGGLIHNFNRMTSRINSLINDVYKLEIQSKNLEMERVRAELNFLQSQMNPHFLFNTLNAILVVCTKNKYDDVTDIIKSLSKLLRRLLRWKEDLVSLQEEMQFIEMYLKIEKFRFRDKFDYQFEIEEQALEYKIPKLSMQPLVENSCKHGLQTIEGLGIIKVRAAALEDRLQITVSDNGKGIEAAQLKDLLHNIRTEDSSGLNIGMRNVYRRLELYYADQVTFEIISVPGEGTAVSFGIPLKLLEKTHPMGGGGVL, from the coding sequence ATGCAAAAAAAAAGATTCCGTTTCACCAATATTGTCAACGATATTCCGCTGAATTCTAAATTTATCCTGATCTATATCGTTGGTGTGCTTCTGCCTATTATGGTTATCAACCTCGTGTTTCTGGAACGGATTACTGATCTTATCAAATCAAGGGAGCAGCAGAATCTGGAGATCTCCCTGGAGCGGGCGAGAAAGGATATTCATGATTTTATCGAAGGCGGGGTTGCCGTCAACTACACATTGTCTACGGATAAGAACCTGTATGAAATGCTGGACCGGAACTATAAGGACCTTATTGATTTTTATGGTGCTTTTGATGAACAGCTGCGGGACCGGTTGAACAGCTATATGCCGGTAAACAACCAGATTGAGCGGATCAACGTGTTTACAAATAACCGCTCCATTGTTTCCGGGGGCAACTACCATATCATGGACCAGAAGGTATTGACAAGTGAATGGTATCAACAGGCGGAGTCCTCCAGCAACAGGGTTGTTGTTACCGCATACAGGACAAGTGAGAACGACAATACCTCGTCTTCGACCCCTACACTTAGTGTTATCGGATGGATGGATAATTACAGATCCTTTACCAAATATGGAAAGTTGCTGAAGATCGATCTGGATCTTAGCGAGGTTTATAACGTCATTATCAGAGAAAAAGATTACCTCAGCCTCTATCTGGTCAATGAACAGGATCAGATTGTCATGTCTGAAGACAGCGGTTACCAGCTGGTGACAGATGAGCCGTATCCTCTGTTTAAGCAGCAGGAAAATAATCAGCAGGAGCTTCATGTGCTGCCGCTAGGTTCGGCCAACTATCTCAGGGGCTGGCGTATTATCGGAATTACGCAGGGGGAACGGATCACGCAGGCAATTCTGGATATCCGGCTGTATGCAGCTGTGCTGGCGACCACGGTCACGCTGCTGACCTCTGCTTTTATTTATGTGATGCTGAGATCCTACAATTACCGGGTGAAGCGGCTCTCGAGACACATGCAGAAGGTAACCAACGAGAAGTTTGAGCTGATCCGGATTGACGAGGGACGCGATGAAATCGGCGGCCTGATTCATAATTTCAACAGGATGACCTCGCGGATCAATTCGTTGATTAATGATGTGTATAAGCTGGAAATTCAGAGTAAAAACCTTGAGATGGAACGGGTCAGGGCAGAGCTGAACTTTCTGCAAAGCCAGATGAATCCTCATTTCCTGTTCAATACGCTGAACGCGATCCTTGTGGTCTGCACCAAAAATAAATATGACGATGTGACGGATATTATCAAAAGCCTCTCCAAGCTGCTGCGCAGGCTGCTCCGGTGGAAGGAGGACCTGGTGTCACTGCAGGAGGAAATGCAGTTTATCGAGATGTATCTGAAGATTGAGAAATTCAGGTTCCGTGATAAATTCGACTATCAGTTTGAGATCGAGGAGCAGGCACTGGAGTATAAAATTCCGAAGCTCAGCATGCAGCCGCTCGTGGAGAATTCCTGTAAGCATGGCCTGCAGACGATAGAAGGGCTGGGCATCATCAAGGTAAGGGCAGCGGCCCTAGAGGACCGCCTGCAAATTACGGTTTCGGACAACGGAAAAGGAATCGAAGCTGCGCAGCTCAAGGATTTGCTGCATAATATCCGCACCGAGGATTCGTCCGGCTTGAATATCGGGATGCGCAATGTGTACCGCAGATTGGAGCTGTATTATGCCGATCAGGTGACTTTTGAAATTATCAGCGTACCGGGTGAGGGAACTGCAGTTTCGTTCGGCATCCCGCTGAAGCTGCTGGAGAAGACTCATCCCATGGGAGGCGGGGGAGTGCTATGA
- a CDS encoding adenine deaminase, with protein MLTTEIRDAIQRRRMIDVLLSGDAYADLVLKGGYIINVITREIYPGDVAVKGERILLVGQADKLIGPSTIVEDMSGKFISPGFIDSHMHFESAMLTVTEFSKLSIPTGTTTLVADPHEIGNVLGVPGMKAMIDEARTLPNRVLFTVPCLTPDVPGLETAGADIGSKDMQDLLKDDYVQGIGELQGFSNVHPVYNNAPYLIDDLLASVSYAKSIGKTIEGNAPGLFGRELAAHIICGGGHVSCHETTTKEEMVEKLRYGVSVFIREGSSQRNMAECIRAITEEGMDSRRAILVSDDMVPEDLLKHGHMNDIVRRTIAVGIDPVEAIQMVTINPATHFGFQDIGLLAPGAKADIAVISDLAQMTVSQVYISGVKVAQDGELTRDIPSYTYPASVKKSVKRKPVKLEDLHLSSGGAHGSVQVRAIEVIPDQNLTGAGIFTAAVKDGVVQPSVENDLLPLLVVERHGRSGKIGKTFVRGMKLKAGAIAESVAHDTHNIIVTGTNYADMVTAVNRVIAMDGGIAMIEGGKVVGDLPLRIGGLMTDELTGKEMSARITELHRLAREELGCTLHVPFMHLSFLSLVTSPAWKITDIGLIDADAFTVLPALV; from the coding sequence ATGCTGACAACAGAGATAAGAGATGCGATTCAGCGCCGCCGGATGATTGATGTCCTGCTCTCCGGTGATGCTTATGCCGACCTGGTACTGAAAGGCGGCTATATTATCAACGTAATTACCCGGGAGATTTATCCCGGCGATGTCGCCGTCAAAGGCGAACGGATTCTGCTTGTCGGCCAGGCGGATAAGCTGATCGGCCCCTCGACCATTGTCGAAGACATGAGCGGCAAATTCATCAGCCCCGGTTTTATTGATTCCCATATGCATTTTGAGAGTGCGATGCTGACCGTTACGGAATTCTCGAAGCTGTCCATTCCTACAGGAACAACCACGCTGGTGGCTGATCCGCATGAAATCGGCAACGTGCTGGGGGTCCCCGGCATGAAGGCGATGATTGATGAAGCACGCACGCTGCCAAACCGCGTCCTGTTCACCGTCCCCTGCCTCACCCCCGATGTACCGGGCCTGGAAACTGCCGGGGCGGATATCGGCTCCAAGGATATGCAGGATCTGCTGAAGGATGACTATGTGCAGGGAATCGGCGAGCTGCAGGGCTTCAGCAATGTCCATCCGGTGTACAACAATGCGCCTTATTTAATAGATGATCTGCTTGCTTCCGTCTCTTATGCCAAATCAATCGGCAAAACCATCGAGGGCAACGCCCCCGGTTTGTTTGGCCGGGAGCTGGCAGCCCATATCATTTGTGGCGGCGGCCATGTCTCCTGCCACGAGACCACCACCAAGGAAGAAATGGTGGAGAAGCTGCGCTATGGGGTCAGCGTGTTCATACGCGAAGGCTCCTCGCAGCGGAACATGGCGGAATGCATCCGTGCCATTACTGAAGAAGGGATGGATTCCCGGAGGGCGATCCTCGTCTCCGATGATATGGTCCCGGAGGATCTGCTGAAGCATGGACACATGAACGATATTGTACGCCGCACTATTGCTGTAGGCATCGACCCTGTTGAGGCGATACAGATGGTTACGATCAATCCGGCTACCCATTTCGGCTTCCAGGATATCGGACTGCTGGCCCCCGGGGCCAAGGCCGATATCGCTGTCATCAGCGATCTGGCACAGATGACGGTATCGCAAGTGTATATCAGCGGAGTCAAGGTGGCCCAGGACGGCGAATTGACCCGTGACATCCCATCCTATACTTATCCCGCTTCCGTGAAGAAATCAGTCAAGCGGAAGCCCGTCAAGCTGGAGGATCTTCACCTCTCCTCAGGCGGGGCACATGGCAGCGTTCAGGTCCGCGCTATTGAGGTCATTCCCGACCAGAATCTGACCGGAGCGGGGATCTTCACCGCTGCCGTCAAGGACGGCGTCGTGCAGCCTTCGGTAGAGAATGACCTCCTGCCCCTGCTCGTTGTCGAGCGGCATGGCCGCAGCGGCAAGATCGGCAAAACCTTCGTCCGCGGCATGAAGCTGAAGGCCGGCGCCATCGCCGAAAGTGTGGCCCATGATACCCACAACATCATTGTCACCGGCACCAATTATGCCGACATGGTGACAGCGGTCAACCGGGTGATTGCCATGGACGGCGGGATCGCCATGATTGAAGGCGGCAAGGTGGTTGGTGATCTGCCGCTGCGCATCGGCGGTCTGATGACCGACGAGCTGACCGGCAAAGAGATGAGCGCAAGAATCACCGAGCTGCACCGTCTGGCCCGTGAGGAACTGGGCTGCACCCTGCATGTGCCGTTTATGCACCTGTCCTTCCTCTCGCTCGTCACCAGCCCGGCCTGGAAAATTACCGACATCGGCCTGATCGATGCCGATGCCTTTACCGTACTGCCGGCGCTGGTCTGA
- a CDS encoding response regulator, with the protein MLKVLIVDDEPWVLEGLRTMVDWERFGFEVCGEALNGPDALRMAERLKPDLVLTDIHIPVFNGLELITRLNQSMVKPPRFVILSGYDDFQYARTALRQRVDQYLLKPIDDEEIEALLSRISLMIHNEIASNLERQKKQAMIVGNLINRLIQGEDDEDIQLMAANLMNIPTDAELLGILIDPPSAAALLQQHLKDYFPCELAGCFQDSADRFGLILQSAFLSRDSLTAGVNRLQQDLAEQLQEPVAVMVSERMSGALSLKDIYLQTLEMWKLKYRREKGGVFFNSDFRNSSKELSIDQETFTELLEKVKAGDIQAIEPCVRDIFMFYTQHLFSVEAVQAGIAHLEMTLCRLITERNGETAGMMNQHHEEFGNLGELGDYFRLGSYVSGLCRRAAVYLAELQEANEGNTIYNVIQYVDLEFRNKLQLQELARQFHMNSAYLGQVFRKETGRSFCEYLNHKRIEAAKGLLKRTELKISDVAAQVGFSNTDYFIDKFKRIVGVLPSVYKNSNNCKQR; encoded by the coding sequence ATGTTGAAAGTCCTGATTGTTGATGATGAGCCCTGGGTACTTGAAGGGCTGCGGACGATGGTGGACTGGGAAAGATTTGGATTTGAAGTGTGCGGGGAAGCTCTTAACGGCCCGGATGCACTGCGGATGGCCGAGAGGCTTAAGCCGGATCTTGTGCTAACGGATATTCATATCCCGGTCTTTAACGGTCTTGAGCTAATTACCAGGCTGAATCAATCCATGGTTAAGCCGCCCAGGTTTGTAATATTAAGCGGTTATGACGATTTCCAATATGCAAGAACTGCTCTGCGCCAGCGGGTAGATCAATATTTGCTGAAGCCGATCGATGATGAGGAGATCGAAGCCCTGCTAAGCAGGATCAGTTTGATGATTCATAATGAAATCGCTTCCAATCTGGAGCGTCAGAAGAAACAGGCCATGATTGTCGGCAATCTGATCAACCGCCTGATTCAGGGGGAGGATGATGAGGATATCCAGCTGATGGCAGCCAATTTGATGAATATACCCACAGATGCGGAATTGTTGGGCATTCTTATCGATCCCCCCTCTGCCGCAGCGCTTCTTCAGCAGCATTTGAAGGATTACTTCCCTTGCGAATTAGCAGGCTGCTTCCAGGACAGCGCGGACCGGTTCGGCCTGATTCTGCAATCCGCCTTCCTTTCCCGGGACAGCCTGACTGCCGGAGTCAACCGCCTTCAGCAGGATTTGGCAGAGCAGCTACAGGAGCCGGTAGCCGTTATGGTCAGCGAAAGAATGTCTGGCGCCCTTTCCCTAAAGGATATTTATTTGCAGACGCTGGAAATGTGGAAGCTGAAGTACCGCAGAGAAAAGGGTGGTGTTTTTTTTAATAGCGACTTCAGGAACTCCTCTAAAGAGTTGAGTATCGACCAGGAAACCTTCACAGAGCTGCTGGAAAAAGTAAAGGCAGGCGATATTCAGGCGATTGAGCCATGTGTGAGGGATATCTTCATGTTCTACACGCAGCATTTATTTTCGGTGGAAGCTGTCCAGGCAGGGATTGCCCATCTGGAAATGACTTTATGCCGGCTGATCACTGAACGTAATGGCGAAACCGCCGGAATGATGAACCAGCATCACGAGGAGTTCGGAAACCTGGGCGAGCTGGGCGATTATTTCAGGCTGGGCAGTTATGTAAGCGGGCTGTGCAGACGGGCGGCTGTCTATTTGGCTGAGCTGCAGGAGGCTAACGAAGGGAACACGATCTATAATGTTATCCAGTACGTGGACCTTGAATTCCGCAATAAATTGCAGCTTCAAGAGCTGGCCCGGCAATTTCATATGAATTCTGCCTATTTGGGGCAGGTGTTCCGCAAAGAGACCGGCCGCAGCTTCTGTGAATATTTGAACCATAAGCGGATTGAAGCCGCTAAAGGCCTGCTGAAGCGTACGGAGCTGAAAATCTCTGATGTTGCAGCACAGGTCGGATTCAGCAATACGGATTATTTTATCGATAAGTTCAAGAGGATCGTGGGCGTCCTGCCTTCGGTATACAAAAATTCGAATAACTGTAAGCAGCGCTAA
- a CDS encoding DUF2294 domain-containing protein: protein MTVTLLLSSNEYKKKLSRCYNEVHKELYGVGVTQLKIEAVNETMIMFLVKHQRVAALRALEDHYPELKQSVDAALHQEFKRRIQKKLTEDLELPAAGVLRDYDPQTAWACTVIICDSGPDQ from the coding sequence TTGACGGTCACCTTGCTTCTCTCATCCAATGAATACAAGAAGAAATTATCCCGCTGCTACAATGAGGTTCATAAGGAGCTGTACGGAGTCGGCGTGACCCAGCTAAAGATTGAGGCTGTGAACGAGACAATGATTATGTTCCTGGTGAAGCATCAGCGGGTCGCAGCCCTTCGCGCACTGGAAGATCATTATCCCGAGCTGAAGCAGTCCGTAGACGCCGCGCTGCATCAGGAATTCAAGCGGAGAATCCAGAAGAAGCTTACCGAAGACCTGGAACTGCCAGCCGCAGGCGTGCTCAGGGACTACGATCCCCAGACGGCTTGGGCCTGCACAGTCATTATTTGTGATTCCGGTCCAGATCAATGA
- a CDS encoding BMC domain-containing protein: MQALGLIETLGFTTAVSAADAALKAADVQLVAVEKVIGVGGSLGVTLHFSGDVAAVTSSVEAGKAEAQRVGTVVSAHVIAKAHSDVTGKILDHYLLPENRSEAGADVSTPPPHQSYATTAKPPKSADLAQASDSPDLPDQPN, encoded by the coding sequence ATGCAAGCACTGGGTTTAATCGAGACGCTGGGCTTTACCACCGCCGTCTCCGCGGCGGATGCCGCGCTCAAAGCAGCGGATGTGCAGCTGGTTGCCGTCGAGAAGGTCATCGGCGTCGGCGGTTCACTGGGCGTCACCCTGCATTTCAGCGGCGATGTTGCTGCCGTAACCTCATCCGTTGAGGCCGGCAAGGCAGAAGCGCAGCGGGTCGGCACCGTGGTCTCCGCCCATGTAATCGCCAAGGCGCATAGCGATGTGACCGGCAAGATACTGGACCATTACCTGTTGCCTGAGAACCGCTCTGAGGCTGGTGCTGATGTCTCCACCCCTCCGCCGCACCAGTCTTATGCAACAACCGCTAAGCCGCCTAAGTCAGCGGACTTAGCCCAAGCATCAGATTCACCGGATTTACCGGATCAGCCAAACTAA